One segment of Acropora muricata isolate sample 2 chromosome 8, ASM3666990v1, whole genome shotgun sequence DNA contains the following:
- the LOC136926103 gene encoding protocadherin Fat 4-like isoform X5, whose protein sequence is MLFKFPWLTQNICFMKLPSYKIFALVVIVLFGVGDVYGEEYAIDGWSIWSSCSHKCQVGSRSRSRTILIEGNGGALLVLRPYQQSETSSCGTINGGCEQICNPSSGQCSCRAGYIAAGKNCNDLDECTSQQPCSHTCVNTIGSFHCECPVGFYLISDGRNCDRFDCGSPDALFSSCPSDSYSDHFSSVCAYVVVTCPSGTHYNEMCYLSCPENYALSKITSQSNTQFGENYTVVDFVSVSSSIICQKTQGSHTVNVWDVADSGLSQYFCRRSNDPPSDLKLNGSSLREHSSIGTVIGTLSSKDSQGGQTFMYTVQRPASLLMAQADELVNMWDNPRLNGNVSLDSGGVLSVTIRTTDNGVPPMWLERTFHIAMIDVNDPPEQIQLSNLVVYENATIGAIVGELTAVDGDDALGTTPHSNFKWELLESDNGRFVINHNKIRVARPLGGEAGKLHKITIKCLDYGNPQQSKTESFFLNVVYINDLSSSLRLLGSTVHETAKVGTLVGQLVATEKDGDNLSFDISQSSRDTLNKFEIESIGCQGPGYERDCKVNVTVKSSLDFEEKAFYTLNVVVTDSNTHASKQFNIEVIDDNEAPTGINLTGSHSVLENAVAGSDVGQFVVIDPDNANFPSHQTHSCAFDVRQPSDEHFFVITSELVLKVKGAQQINYEQVKNLTFSVICTDSGHPPLSLSRDFYILVKDVNETPSGFCREPIVMHTGASNGTVIANLSGIDPDNEKAINRDSYDTSVVVKNKQQLSYFMGPKQSSLPFKIQGNILFKSGEISRVGNFTVRVKVEDDGVIVASFSSRGYRYVISTPQSAFFTCTIIVSEDHQSSGVRLSSNQISVTVEDGAVVGVLSTISPNPGETFSYQLLEEAEQPFGIHGNKVVVMRKKGQEFQVPFSDETFIGVSITIISIGSLGNVAKEMFVITIVDDRSNAVNICLNPHTVYKNQPADSLVGQVMIDDSSSSLLTCSKQHCCPKNGRHFNYNCNITNPEDNEALPRHQKNVSALFQLDGQFRLRTRVPMNSSIFADGNGSLEIQINCVDTKHPLHFIGQTVLVNYTDCDSGGICPDINTCPVCENNGTCQDAIDGYSCQCMMGYTGRHCETNIDECQEVECLNGGSCQDGVASFTCVCTDEFSGHRCERQQSLCTECTTDTLCVKFIDASIRTQLPKSRKGISLHCI, encoded by the exons GTAAAAACTGTAATGATTTGGATGAATGTACCTCACAACAACCATGCAGTCACACCTGTGTTAACACAATTGGTTCATTCCATTGTGAGTGCCCTGTTGGATTTTACCTTATAAGTGATGGGCGCAACTGTGACAGATTTGACTGTGGGAGTCCAGATGCCTTATTTAGTTCATGTCCATCAGACTCTTACAGTGACCACTTCTCTTCAGTGTGTGCCTACGTAGTAGTGACTTGTCCATCAGGAACACATTACAATGAAATGTGTTATCTAAGCTGCCCAGAGAACTACGCATTATCAAAGATAACCAGTCAATCAAATACACAGTTTGGCGAGAATTACACTGTAGTTGATTTTGTTTCAGTAAGTTCTTCTATAATTTGCCAGAAAACACAGGGATCCCATACTGTAAATGTCTGGGATGTAGCAGACAGTGGGCTTAGCCAGTACTTTTGCCGCCGATCGAATGACCCTCCATCAGACTTGAAACTTAATGGCTCATCTCTCAGGGAACACTCCAGCATTGGTACAGTTATTGGAACTCTCAGTAGCAAAGATTCACAAGGAGGGCAAACATTTATGTACACTGTTCAAAGACCAGCATCTCTTTTGATGGCACAAGCAGATGAATTAGTCAACATGTGGGATAATCCAAGGTTGAATGGAAATGTTTCATTGGACAGTGGTGGTGTATTATCGGTTACCATTAGAACAACAGACAACGGTGTTCCCCCAATGTGGCTGGAGAGAACATTCCACATTGCAATGATTGATGTCAATGATCCCCCTGAACAAATCCAGTTGTCCAATTTAGTGGTCTATGAAAATGCAACCATTGGTGCAATTGTTGGAGAACTGACAGCTGTTGATGGAGATGATGCACTTGGTACAACCCCTCACTCCAATTTCAAGTGGGAATTGCTTGAAAGCGATAATGGCAGATTTGTAATCAACCACAACAAGATAAGAGTTGCCCGTCCTTTGGGGGGAGAAGCTGGGAAACTGCACAAGATAACCATCAAATGTTTAGATTATGGAAACCcacaacaaagcaaaacagaaaGTTTTTTTCTCAATGTTGTGTATATCAATGACCTTTCTTCTTCACTCCGTCTCTTGGGTTCCACTGTACATGAGACAGCCAAGGTTGGTACTTTGGTGGGTCAGCTTGTAGCGACAGAGAAGGATGGTGATAATTTGTCATTTGACATCAGCCAGTCAAGTAGAGATACACTcaataaatttgaaattgaaagcaTTGGATGTCAGGGTCCTGGATATGAACGTGATTGCAAAGTCAATGTCACTGTAAAATCTTCCCTGGATTTTGAAGAAAAGGCTTTTTACACTTTAAACGTCGTGGTGACTGACTCCAATACTCATGCATCTAAACAATTTAATATTGAAGTCATAGATGATAATGAAGCTCCAACAGGAATCAATTTAACTGGATCACATTCAGTTTTAGAGAATGCAGTTGCAGGCTCGGATGTTGGTCAATTTGTG GTGATTGATCCTGATAATGCCAACTTCCCATCGCATCAAACTCATAGCTGTGCATTTGATGTCCGTCAACCCAGTGACGAACACTTTTTTGTCATTACTTCTGAACTGGTCCTGAAGGTCAAAGGAGCTCAACAAATCAATTATGAACAAGTGAAAAATCTGACTTTCTCAGTTATCTGTACAGACAGTGGACATCCTCCCCTTTCCTTATCAAGAGACTTTTACATACTTGTCAAAG ATGTGAATGAAACTCCATCAGGGTTCTGTAGGGAACCTATAGTCATGCACACTGGGGCATCAAATGGGACTGTGATTGCAAATTTGAGTGGCATAGATCCTGATAATGAAAAGGCAATTAACAGAGATTCGTATGATACCAGTGTGGTTGTGAAGAATAAACAACAGTTGTCATATTTTATGGGTCCAAAGCAATCCTCTTTGCCTTTCAAAATACAGGGAAACATTCTTTTTAAAAGTGGA GAGATATCTCGGGTTGGCAACTTCACAGTAAGGGTCAAAGTTGAGGATGATGGTGTTATCGTTGCGAGTTTTTCATCTAGAGGATATCGTTACGTCATTAGCACACCTCAGTCAGCCTTCTTCACTTGCACCATCATTGTATCAG AAGATCATCAGTCCTCTGGTGTTCGACTTAGCTCAAATCAAATTTCTGTTACAGTTGAAGATGGTGCAGTTGTTGGTGTCTTGTCAACGATTTCCCCAAATCCTGGGGAAACATTTTCATATCAACTTCTAGAGGAAGCTGAGCAACCATTCGGCATTCATGGCAACAAAGTTGTTGTTATGAGAAAGAAGGGGCAGGAATTTCAAGTTCCTTTTTCTGATGAAACATTTATTGGTGTCTCGATAACGATAATAAGTATAGGCAGCCTTGGTAACGTCGCCAAGGAAATGTTCGTTATAACAATTGTGG ACGACAGAAGTAATGCAGTGAACATTTGTCTGAATCCTCACACCGTTTATAAAAACCAACCTGCAGACAGTTTGGTGGGACAAGTGATGATTGACGATTCCTCGTCGTCGTTATTAACTTGCTCCAAACAACACTGCTGCCCCAAGAATGGACGACATTTCAATTACAACTGCAACATTACGAACCCTGAAGACAACGAAGCCCTTCCTCGGCATCAAAAGAATGTGAGTGCATTGTTCCAATTGGACGGGCAATTTAGACTTCGTACAAGGGTTCCAATGAATTCCAGCATCTTTGCCGATGGCAATGGTAGCCTGGAAATCCAAATCAACTGCGTTGATACCAAACATCCGCTTCACTTTATTGGACAAACAGTTCTGGTTAATTATACAG ATTGTGACAGCGGCGGTATTTGTCCAGACATTAACACGTGTCCAGTTTGTGAGAATAATGGCACCTGTCAAGATGCAATTGATGGTTACAGCTGCCAGTGCATGATGGGATATACTGGCCGTCACTGTGAGACTAACATCGATGAATGTCAAGAGGTCGAGTGTTTG AATGGTGGTTCATGTCAAGATGGCGTCGCATCATTCACTTGCGTGTGCACCGATGAATTTTCAGGGCATCGCTGTGAGCGCCAGCAGTCTCTTTGTACGGAATGCACAACAGACACTCTGTGTGTAAAGTTCATTGATGCCTCCATCAG AACTCAGCTGCCGAAATCGAGGAAAGGCATCAGTCTGCATTGCATCTAG
- the LOC136926103 gene encoding protocadherin Fat 4-like isoform X2, translating into MLFKFPWLTQNICFMKLPSYKIFALVVIVLFGVGDVYGEEYAIDGWSIWSSCSHKCQVGSRSRSRTILIEGNGGALLVLRPYQQSETSSCGTINGGCEQICNPSSGQCSCRAGYIAAGKNCNDLDECTSQQPCSHTCVNTIGSFHCECPVGFYLISDGRNCDRFDCGSPDALFSSCPSDSYSDHFSSVCAYVVVTCPSGTHYNEMCYLSCPENYALSKITSQSNTQFGENYTVVDFVSVSSSIICQKTQGSHTVNVWDVADSGLSQYFCRRSNDPPSDLKLNGSSLREHSSIGTVIGTLSSKDSQGGQTFMYTVQRPASLLMAQADELVNMWDNPRLNGNVSLDSGGVLSVTIRTTDNGVPPMWLERTFHIAMIDVNDPPEQIQLSNLVVYENATIGAIVGELTAVDGDDALGTTPHSNFKWELLESDNGRFVINHNKIRVARPLGGEAGKLHKITIKCLDYGNPQQSKTESFFLNVVYINDLSSSLRLLGSTVHETAKVGTLVGQLVATEKDGDNLSFDISQSSRDTLNKFEIESIGCQGPGYERDCKVNVTVKSSLDFEEKAFYTLNVVVTDSNTHASKQFNIEVIDDNEAPTGINLTGSHSVLENAVAGSDVGQFVVIDPDNANFPSHQTHSCAFDVRQPSDEHFFVITSELVLKVKGAQQINYEQVKNLTFSVICTDSGHPPLSLSRDFYILVKDVNETPSGFCREPIVMHTGASNGTVIANLSGIDPDNEKAINRDSYDTSVVVKNKQQLSYFMGPKQSSLPFKIQGNILFKSGEISRVGNFTVRVKVEDDGVIVASFSSRGYRYVISTPQSAFFTCTIIVSEDHQSSGVRLSSNQISVTVEDGAVVGVLSTISPNPGETFSYQLLEEAEQPFGIHGNKVVVMRKKGQEFQVPFSDETFIGVSITIISIGSLGNVAKEMFVITIVDDRSNAVNICLNPHTVYKNQPADSLVGQVMIDDSSSSLLTCSKQHCCPKNGRHFNYNCNITNPEDNEALPRHQKNVSALFQLDGQFRLRTRVPMNSSIFADGNGSLEIQINCVDTKHPLHFIGQTVLVNYTDCDSGGICPDINTCPVCENNGTCQDAIDGYSCQCMMGYTGRHCETNIDECQEVECLNGGSCQDGVASFTCVCTDEFSGHRCERQQSLCTECTTDTLCVKFIDASIRCLERLDHIPVLVNEANISQKVTVELEKEIGATLDTKVNYLKSESTRRRRALSKFFYVEILRNVTISSSQRLIIFTALDARNNFFPLLVPQACAMLSSSGYKCVEDCGILRLAELPCFKVEWNSAVLTVVVVLASIAIFYYTKLATMVTPRCYTDGYTDGYTDGFPGRDDVQVTPCGLSGRDDAQVEEMGSENPIEPAQTWSQKEEQKKALDQERNEGNGTFQLRKNDNFNNMGDNSIRESQSRVKNLVGLFLRISTQLRRRRQVMSS; encoded by the exons GTAAAAACTGTAATGATTTGGATGAATGTACCTCACAACAACCATGCAGTCACACCTGTGTTAACACAATTGGTTCATTCCATTGTGAGTGCCCTGTTGGATTTTACCTTATAAGTGATGGGCGCAACTGTGACAGATTTGACTGTGGGAGTCCAGATGCCTTATTTAGTTCATGTCCATCAGACTCTTACAGTGACCACTTCTCTTCAGTGTGTGCCTACGTAGTAGTGACTTGTCCATCAGGAACACATTACAATGAAATGTGTTATCTAAGCTGCCCAGAGAACTACGCATTATCAAAGATAACCAGTCAATCAAATACACAGTTTGGCGAGAATTACACTGTAGTTGATTTTGTTTCAGTAAGTTCTTCTATAATTTGCCAGAAAACACAGGGATCCCATACTGTAAATGTCTGGGATGTAGCAGACAGTGGGCTTAGCCAGTACTTTTGCCGCCGATCGAATGACCCTCCATCAGACTTGAAACTTAATGGCTCATCTCTCAGGGAACACTCCAGCATTGGTACAGTTATTGGAACTCTCAGTAGCAAAGATTCACAAGGAGGGCAAACATTTATGTACACTGTTCAAAGACCAGCATCTCTTTTGATGGCACAAGCAGATGAATTAGTCAACATGTGGGATAATCCAAGGTTGAATGGAAATGTTTCATTGGACAGTGGTGGTGTATTATCGGTTACCATTAGAACAACAGACAACGGTGTTCCCCCAATGTGGCTGGAGAGAACATTCCACATTGCAATGATTGATGTCAATGATCCCCCTGAACAAATCCAGTTGTCCAATTTAGTGGTCTATGAAAATGCAACCATTGGTGCAATTGTTGGAGAACTGACAGCTGTTGATGGAGATGATGCACTTGGTACAACCCCTCACTCCAATTTCAAGTGGGAATTGCTTGAAAGCGATAATGGCAGATTTGTAATCAACCACAACAAGATAAGAGTTGCCCGTCCTTTGGGGGGAGAAGCTGGGAAACTGCACAAGATAACCATCAAATGTTTAGATTATGGAAACCcacaacaaagcaaaacagaaaGTTTTTTTCTCAATGTTGTGTATATCAATGACCTTTCTTCTTCACTCCGTCTCTTGGGTTCCACTGTACATGAGACAGCCAAGGTTGGTACTTTGGTGGGTCAGCTTGTAGCGACAGAGAAGGATGGTGATAATTTGTCATTTGACATCAGCCAGTCAAGTAGAGATACACTcaataaatttgaaattgaaagcaTTGGATGTCAGGGTCCTGGATATGAACGTGATTGCAAAGTCAATGTCACTGTAAAATCTTCCCTGGATTTTGAAGAAAAGGCTTTTTACACTTTAAACGTCGTGGTGACTGACTCCAATACTCATGCATCTAAACAATTTAATATTGAAGTCATAGATGATAATGAAGCTCCAACAGGAATCAATTTAACTGGATCACATTCAGTTTTAGAGAATGCAGTTGCAGGCTCGGATGTTGGTCAATTTGTG GTGATTGATCCTGATAATGCCAACTTCCCATCGCATCAAACTCATAGCTGTGCATTTGATGTCCGTCAACCCAGTGACGAACACTTTTTTGTCATTACTTCTGAACTGGTCCTGAAGGTCAAAGGAGCTCAACAAATCAATTATGAACAAGTGAAAAATCTGACTTTCTCAGTTATCTGTACAGACAGTGGACATCCTCCCCTTTCCTTATCAAGAGACTTTTACATACTTGTCAAAG ATGTGAATGAAACTCCATCAGGGTTCTGTAGGGAACCTATAGTCATGCACACTGGGGCATCAAATGGGACTGTGATTGCAAATTTGAGTGGCATAGATCCTGATAATGAAAAGGCAATTAACAGAGATTCGTATGATACCAGTGTGGTTGTGAAGAATAAACAACAGTTGTCATATTTTATGGGTCCAAAGCAATCCTCTTTGCCTTTCAAAATACAGGGAAACATTCTTTTTAAAAGTGGA GAGATATCTCGGGTTGGCAACTTCACAGTAAGGGTCAAAGTTGAGGATGATGGTGTTATCGTTGCGAGTTTTTCATCTAGAGGATATCGTTACGTCATTAGCACACCTCAGTCAGCCTTCTTCACTTGCACCATCATTGTATCAG AAGATCATCAGTCCTCTGGTGTTCGACTTAGCTCAAATCAAATTTCTGTTACAGTTGAAGATGGTGCAGTTGTTGGTGTCTTGTCAACGATTTCCCCAAATCCTGGGGAAACATTTTCATATCAACTTCTAGAGGAAGCTGAGCAACCATTCGGCATTCATGGCAACAAAGTTGTTGTTATGAGAAAGAAGGGGCAGGAATTTCAAGTTCCTTTTTCTGATGAAACATTTATTGGTGTCTCGATAACGATAATAAGTATAGGCAGCCTTGGTAACGTCGCCAAGGAAATGTTCGTTATAACAATTGTGG ACGACAGAAGTAATGCAGTGAACATTTGTCTGAATCCTCACACCGTTTATAAAAACCAACCTGCAGACAGTTTGGTGGGACAAGTGATGATTGACGATTCCTCGTCGTCGTTATTAACTTGCTCCAAACAACACTGCTGCCCCAAGAATGGACGACATTTCAATTACAACTGCAACATTACGAACCCTGAAGACAACGAAGCCCTTCCTCGGCATCAAAAGAATGTGAGTGCATTGTTCCAATTGGACGGGCAATTTAGACTTCGTACAAGGGTTCCAATGAATTCCAGCATCTTTGCCGATGGCAATGGTAGCCTGGAAATCCAAATCAACTGCGTTGATACCAAACATCCGCTTCACTTTATTGGACAAACAGTTCTGGTTAATTATACAG ATTGTGACAGCGGCGGTATTTGTCCAGACATTAACACGTGTCCAGTTTGTGAGAATAATGGCACCTGTCAAGATGCAATTGATGGTTACAGCTGCCAGTGCATGATGGGATATACTGGCCGTCACTGTGAGACTAACATCGATGAATGTCAAGAGGTCGAGTGTTTG AATGGTGGTTCATGTCAAGATGGCGTCGCATCATTCACTTGCGTGTGCACCGATGAATTTTCAGGGCATCGCTGTGAGCGCCAGCAGTCTCTTTGTACGGAATGCACAACAGACACTCTGTGTGTAAAGTTCATTGATGCCTCCATCAG ATGTTTGGAAAGGCTGGATCACATTCCTGTGCTCGTAAACGAGGCGAATATATCGCAGAAGGTAACAGTTGAACTGGAGAAAGAAATAGGGGCCACATTGGATACGAAAGTAAACTATCTCAAATCAG AATCGACAAGAAGGAGACGAGCACTTTCGAAGTTCTTCTACGTAGAGATTCTTCGGAATGTGACCATTTCTTCCAGCCAGAGGTTGATCATTTTCACTGCACTTGATGCTCGAAATAACTTCTTCCCTCTTCTGGTACCTCAAGCATGCGCAATGCTTTCATCTTCTGGTTACAAGTGTGTGGAGGACTGTGGCATATTACGGCTCGCCGAGTTACCCTGTTTTAAAGTCGAATGGAATTCGGCAGTGCTTACTGTGGTTGTGGTTTTAGCGTCGATTGCCATCTTTTACTACACGAAG CTAGCAACGATGGTGACACCTCGATGTTACACCGATGGTTACACCGATGGTTACACCGATGGTTTCCCTGGTCGGGATGATGTGCAGGTTACACCTTGTGGTCTCTCTGGTCGGGATGATGCGCAAGTTGAGGAAATGGGTTCAGAGAACCCTATCGAACCTGCACAAACCTGGAGCCAGAAGGAGGAGCAAAAAAAGGCATTGGACCAGGAAAGGAACGAGGGCAATGGGACATTCCAGCTTAGGAAAAAT GACAACTTTAATAATATGGGGGACAATAGTATCAGGGAAAGTCAGTCCCGAGTGAAAAACCTCGTGGGTTTATTCCTGAGAATTTCAACCCAACTTCGGAGGAGAAGACAAGTAATGTCAAG CTAG
- the LOC136926103 gene encoding protocadherin Fat 4-like isoform X4 — protein MLFKFPWLTQNICFMKLPSYKIFALVVIVLFGVGDVYGEEYAIDGWSIWSSCSHKCQVGSRSRSRTILIEGNGGALLVLRPYQQSETSSCGTINGGCEQICNPSSGQCSCRAGYIAAGKNCNDLDECTSQQPCSHTCVNTIGSFHCECPVGFYLISDGRNCDRFDCGSPDALFSSCPSDSYSDHFSSVCAYVVVTCPSGTHYNEMCYLSCPENYALSKITSQSNTQFGENYTVVDFVSVSSSIICQKTQGSHTVNVWDVADSGLSQYFCRRSNDPPSDLKLNGSSLREHSSIGTVIGTLSSKDSQGGQTFMYTVQRPASLLMAQADELVNMWDNPRLNGNVSLDSGGVLSVTIRTTDNGVPPMWLERTFHIAMIDVNDPPEQIQLSNLVVYENATIGAIVGELTAVDGDDALGTTPHSNFKWELLESDNGRFVINHNKIRVARPLGGEAGKLHKITIKCLDYGNPQQSKTESFFLNVVYINDLSSSLRLLGSTVHETAKVGTLVGQLVATEKDGDNLSFDISQSSRDTLNKFEIESIGCQGPGYERDCKVNVTVKSSLDFEEKAFYTLNVVVTDSNTHASKQFNIEVIDDNEAPTGINLTGSHSVLENAVAGSDVGQFVVIDPDNANFPSHQTHSCAFDVRQPSDEHFFVITSELVLKVKGAQQINYEQVKNLTFSVICTDSGHPPLSLSRDFYILVKDVNETPSGFCREPIVMHTGASNGTVIANLSGIDPDNEKAINRDSYDTSVVVKNKQQLSYFMGPKQSSLPFKIQGNILFKSGEISRVGNFTVRVKVEDDGVIVASFSSRGYRYVISTPQSAFFTCTIIVSEDHQSSGVRLSSNQISVTVEDGAVVGVLSTISPNPGETFSYQLLEEAEQPFGIHGNKVVVMRKKGQEFQVPFSDETFIGVSITIISIGSLGNVAKEMFVITIVDDRSNAVNICLNPHTVYKNQPADSLVGQVMIDDSSSSLLTCSKQHCCPKNGRHFNYNCNITNPEDNEALPRHQKNVSALFQLDGQFRLRTRVPMNSSIFADGNGSLEIQINCVDTKHPLHFIGQTVLVNYTDCDSGGICPDINTCPVCENNGTCQDAIDGYSCQCMMGYTGRHCETNIDECQEVECLNGGSCQDGVASFTCVCTDEFSGHRCERQQSLCTECTTDTLCVKFIDASIRCLERLDHIPVLVNEANISQKNRQEGDEHFRSSST, from the exons GTAAAAACTGTAATGATTTGGATGAATGTACCTCACAACAACCATGCAGTCACACCTGTGTTAACACAATTGGTTCATTCCATTGTGAGTGCCCTGTTGGATTTTACCTTATAAGTGATGGGCGCAACTGTGACAGATTTGACTGTGGGAGTCCAGATGCCTTATTTAGTTCATGTCCATCAGACTCTTACAGTGACCACTTCTCTTCAGTGTGTGCCTACGTAGTAGTGACTTGTCCATCAGGAACACATTACAATGAAATGTGTTATCTAAGCTGCCCAGAGAACTACGCATTATCAAAGATAACCAGTCAATCAAATACACAGTTTGGCGAGAATTACACTGTAGTTGATTTTGTTTCAGTAAGTTCTTCTATAATTTGCCAGAAAACACAGGGATCCCATACTGTAAATGTCTGGGATGTAGCAGACAGTGGGCTTAGCCAGTACTTTTGCCGCCGATCGAATGACCCTCCATCAGACTTGAAACTTAATGGCTCATCTCTCAGGGAACACTCCAGCATTGGTACAGTTATTGGAACTCTCAGTAGCAAAGATTCACAAGGAGGGCAAACATTTATGTACACTGTTCAAAGACCAGCATCTCTTTTGATGGCACAAGCAGATGAATTAGTCAACATGTGGGATAATCCAAGGTTGAATGGAAATGTTTCATTGGACAGTGGTGGTGTATTATCGGTTACCATTAGAACAACAGACAACGGTGTTCCCCCAATGTGGCTGGAGAGAACATTCCACATTGCAATGATTGATGTCAATGATCCCCCTGAACAAATCCAGTTGTCCAATTTAGTGGTCTATGAAAATGCAACCATTGGTGCAATTGTTGGAGAACTGACAGCTGTTGATGGAGATGATGCACTTGGTACAACCCCTCACTCCAATTTCAAGTGGGAATTGCTTGAAAGCGATAATGGCAGATTTGTAATCAACCACAACAAGATAAGAGTTGCCCGTCCTTTGGGGGGAGAAGCTGGGAAACTGCACAAGATAACCATCAAATGTTTAGATTATGGAAACCcacaacaaagcaaaacagaaaGTTTTTTTCTCAATGTTGTGTATATCAATGACCTTTCTTCTTCACTCCGTCTCTTGGGTTCCACTGTACATGAGACAGCCAAGGTTGGTACTTTGGTGGGTCAGCTTGTAGCGACAGAGAAGGATGGTGATAATTTGTCATTTGACATCAGCCAGTCAAGTAGAGATACACTcaataaatttgaaattgaaagcaTTGGATGTCAGGGTCCTGGATATGAACGTGATTGCAAAGTCAATGTCACTGTAAAATCTTCCCTGGATTTTGAAGAAAAGGCTTTTTACACTTTAAACGTCGTGGTGACTGACTCCAATACTCATGCATCTAAACAATTTAATATTGAAGTCATAGATGATAATGAAGCTCCAACAGGAATCAATTTAACTGGATCACATTCAGTTTTAGAGAATGCAGTTGCAGGCTCGGATGTTGGTCAATTTGTG GTGATTGATCCTGATAATGCCAACTTCCCATCGCATCAAACTCATAGCTGTGCATTTGATGTCCGTCAACCCAGTGACGAACACTTTTTTGTCATTACTTCTGAACTGGTCCTGAAGGTCAAAGGAGCTCAACAAATCAATTATGAACAAGTGAAAAATCTGACTTTCTCAGTTATCTGTACAGACAGTGGACATCCTCCCCTTTCCTTATCAAGAGACTTTTACATACTTGTCAAAG ATGTGAATGAAACTCCATCAGGGTTCTGTAGGGAACCTATAGTCATGCACACTGGGGCATCAAATGGGACTGTGATTGCAAATTTGAGTGGCATAGATCCTGATAATGAAAAGGCAATTAACAGAGATTCGTATGATACCAGTGTGGTTGTGAAGAATAAACAACAGTTGTCATATTTTATGGGTCCAAAGCAATCCTCTTTGCCTTTCAAAATACAGGGAAACATTCTTTTTAAAAGTGGA GAGATATCTCGGGTTGGCAACTTCACAGTAAGGGTCAAAGTTGAGGATGATGGTGTTATCGTTGCGAGTTTTTCATCTAGAGGATATCGTTACGTCATTAGCACACCTCAGTCAGCCTTCTTCACTTGCACCATCATTGTATCAG AAGATCATCAGTCCTCTGGTGTTCGACTTAGCTCAAATCAAATTTCTGTTACAGTTGAAGATGGTGCAGTTGTTGGTGTCTTGTCAACGATTTCCCCAAATCCTGGGGAAACATTTTCATATCAACTTCTAGAGGAAGCTGAGCAACCATTCGGCATTCATGGCAACAAAGTTGTTGTTATGAGAAAGAAGGGGCAGGAATTTCAAGTTCCTTTTTCTGATGAAACATTTATTGGTGTCTCGATAACGATAATAAGTATAGGCAGCCTTGGTAACGTCGCCAAGGAAATGTTCGTTATAACAATTGTGG ACGACAGAAGTAATGCAGTGAACATTTGTCTGAATCCTCACACCGTTTATAAAAACCAACCTGCAGACAGTTTGGTGGGACAAGTGATGATTGACGATTCCTCGTCGTCGTTATTAACTTGCTCCAAACAACACTGCTGCCCCAAGAATGGACGACATTTCAATTACAACTGCAACATTACGAACCCTGAAGACAACGAAGCCCTTCCTCGGCATCAAAAGAATGTGAGTGCATTGTTCCAATTGGACGGGCAATTTAGACTTCGTACAAGGGTTCCAATGAATTCCAGCATCTTTGCCGATGGCAATGGTAGCCTGGAAATCCAAATCAACTGCGTTGATACCAAACATCCGCTTCACTTTATTGGACAAACAGTTCTGGTTAATTATACAG ATTGTGACAGCGGCGGTATTTGTCCAGACATTAACACGTGTCCAGTTTGTGAGAATAATGGCACCTGTCAAGATGCAATTGATGGTTACAGCTGCCAGTGCATGATGGGATATACTGGCCGTCACTGTGAGACTAACATCGATGAATGTCAAGAGGTCGAGTGTTTG AATGGTGGTTCATGTCAAGATGGCGTCGCATCATTCACTTGCGTGTGCACCGATGAATTTTCAGGGCATCGCTGTGAGCGCCAGCAGTCTCTTTGTACGGAATGCACAACAGACACTCTGTGTGTAAAGTTCATTGATGCCTCCATCAG ATGTTTGGAAAGGCTGGATCACATTCCTGTGCTCGTAAACGAGGCGAATATATCGCAGAAG AATCGACAAGAAGGAGACGAGCACTTTCGAAGTTCTTCTACGTAG